In Triticum aestivum cultivar Chinese Spring chromosome 5B, IWGSC CS RefSeq v2.1, whole genome shotgun sequence, the following proteins share a genomic window:
- the LOC123110269 gene encoding 15-cis-zeta-carotene isomerase, chloroplastic (The sequence of the model RefSeq protein was modified relative to this genomic sequence to represent the inferred CDS: added 32 bases not found in genome assembly): MASHLRLHLAAPPPPALRHHHQHLPRLRLPRPPRLPLLGIPSPAASSSLRHRVVSPALVRARVGGADAEDSDGEGDGDAGGAGGLVGEDAAVFRLADQRVASWAYFAGILSVVLYGLNVLWIDPATGVGTGFVDAVAAVSDSPEVVLLLLTLIFALVHSGMASLRETGEKIIGERAYRVLFAGISLPLALSTIVYFINHRYGGVQLWDVKGVSGVHELVWLSNFISFLFLYPSTFNLLEVAAVDKPKLHMWETGIMRITRHPQFVGQVIWCLAHTLWIGNSVAVAASVGLIGHHAFGVWNGDRRLASRYGEAFDVLKKRTSVVPFAAIVDGRQKLPEDYYKEFIRLPYITIVALTLGAYFAHPLMQAASYRLPW, from the exons GCCGCCGCCCCCtgccctccgccaccaccaccagcaccTCCCCCGCCTCCGCCTGCCCCGCCCGCCCAGACTGCCCCTCCTCGGCATCCCGTCCCCGGCGGCGTCCTCCTCCCTGCGCCACCGCGTCGTCTCCCCCGCCCTGGTCCGCGCGAGGGTCGGCGGCGCCGACGCGGAGGACTCGGACGGCGAGGGGGACGGGGACGCTGGCGGGGCGGGAGGCCTCGTCGGGGAGGACGCGGCCGTGTTCCGGCTGGCCGACCAGCGGGTGGCGTCGTGGGCCTACTTCGCCGGGATACTCTCCGTGGTGCTCTACGGGCTCAACGTGCTCTGGATCGACCCGGCCACCGGGGTCGGGACCGGGttcgtcgacgccgtcgccgccgtctcTGACAGCCCCGAG GTCGTTTTGTTGCTCCTTACCCTCATCTTTGCTTTAGTCCATAGTGGCATGGCAAGCTTACGTGAAACTGGTGAGAAAATAATAGGCGAGCGAGCTTACCGCGTGCTGTTTGCTGGAATATCACTACCTCTGGCTCTTAGCACTATT GTCTACTTCATAAATCATCGTTACGGTGGTGTTCAGCTGTGGGATGTTAAAGGCGTCTCAGGCGTCCATGAGCTTGTTTGGCTGTCGAATTTCATCTCATTCTTGTTTCTGTATCCATCTACTTTCAATCTTTTGGAAGTGGCAGCCGTGGACAAGCCAAAGTTACACATGTGGGAAACTGGAATAATGCGCATCACGAGACATCCACAG TTTGTTGGGCAGGTGATCTGGTGCCTAGCTCACACGCTGTGGATCGGCAACTCGGTCGCCGTGGCGGCCTCCGTCGGACTGATCGGCCACCATGCATTCGGCGTTTGGAACGGCGACAGGAGGCTGGCGTCACGCTACGGCGAAGCCTTTGATGTCCTGAAGAAGAGGACCAGCGTCGTGCCGTTCGCTGCGATCGTTGATGGACGGCAGAAGCTGCCTGAAGATTATTACAAGGAGTTCATCCGGTTACCGTACATCACGATCGTCGCTCTGACCCTGGGCGCGTACTTTGCGCACCCGTTGATGCAGGCGGCCAGCTACCGGCTTCCCTGGTAA